The Rhododendron vialii isolate Sample 1 chromosome 1a, ASM3025357v1 region ATTTTCACTCGATCTAGGTCATACGACTGACAGATGTTTCGCTCGGGCCCATGGGCTTTTTTTAGTTGTCGGGCGGGCCGGTCTCGTACTTGAAGAGGTTATACGAGAAGGCTGAACATGAGTAGAAATCTGGGAAAAACAGTCTTTGGTGCAAGGAACactctagaagggtccagaaacagtggtattctgTTAAGAAATGAGATctcgagaatgtaggatctggaaaagatacccaacgggattGGGATGTTCGACCGGTtgtggaaaagagtcctaaaaggactaaggtaatgaattgataagggaacgagaatccaagatatcctgggttactttacgagataggaatcctagggcaatgaggatgcttgggcaacaagcatctatgaatctataaatacgagatcaacctagaggtaaaagatACGCAATACGCATCACTTTGCATTATACGAgattcctactgataattagggtttattgctagtacgtgatactaagttaggcatcggagggcctttgccacgagaggcaaatgtgcgcTCACCCATTCTCTGTTTTGCATATTAGGTTCCCGACGACGTGCTgaggttccggtgaagaggcacgagaagccgttacacTCTTGTACTGTTTAAAGCCTCTTTCGTTTTTCTCCacttacaattggcgccgtctgtgggaaatgGAAGAGTTCCCATTGAAAAATGACCATGATGGAAGGAGATCCAAAAATTCCTCTTGATTCAAAGAGCCAGCTAGGTGAGGGATCCCCACCAGAGGCTCCGAGGAAGCCCGATGGTGGGCATaccaagaggaccacgagtaaagGCCACCCCTTAACTGTCCATGATGACTTCAAGAATAGGGAGGGTAGGACAGCCACGgaatccacgagaaggagtaagtcccAACGTGGGAGAGAGTCGGGTGCACTCAAGGAGTGTGCACAGCAACAAAGATATCCTAGACAAGAAGAGATAGGAGATTGAGGAGTACGCACATCTGATTAAGAGACAAGAGTATGAGATTCAAGAGTTACAACGGATGCGAGAACATCCAGAGTATTCTGGACTTTCACGAAGGAATTCCAGAGGAGACAGGCTGGCTCTGGTAGTACACAAGAGGGCTCCTTCGCAGAGAaggaggagcaggagcaggagccGGAGCCCCACTCCGAGAAGGAAAAGGGCTTCTTCacaaaaaaggaggagcagaagtcGAAGTCCCACCCCCGAGGAGGAGGGGATCAAAAAACATCATagggataggtacgagagacctgattccgattgggaatgAAGTGCTCCCAAACAGACGAAGGAACGTGAAGAGGGGACCATGTCTGCaagagaagcagcacggaaggccCTCAGCAATATAGCATCatccccctttgcaaagaggtTGTAAGAGGTAAGGTTGCCAAGCAGGTTGAAACACGATGGGTTCATCCTCTATGAAACAAATGCTGATCTCGTGGCgcacatacaacattaccaacaggcAATGTTCATGCATAGCGgaaatgatgcaatcatgtgcaagatgttcccatcgagtgTGGGAAAGGTGGCTctatcttggttccataagcTAGGCCCACGCTCCATACGAGAATGGAGGCAATTGGCCGAgaaattcactgctcggttcctgaCAAGCAGGAAAGCACCAAAGACATTTGAGAGCCTCTCCGTTATGAAACAGAGGGAGAACGAGCTGATCACGGACTATGCGAAGAAGtattgggaaactttcaacgaggttaaaagttgcagtgaggaataCGTAAGAGCCACGTTCAAGATTGGACTGCATGTTCGGGGCGAGCTACACAAGTCACTAAACATGAGGCCAGTGGGAAcactggcaaaattaatggaacggattgagcagcatgccagaaacgaggatgacatactgCAAGAAGACAACAAAGTGGTTACCGAGCAAGCCAAAGGGCCAGCCAAGCAGGAAAAACTAGAGCCCAAAATTTACAGGGAGAGGaaggaatatgggcaggctaagaaagtgCCATACAGGAAGAAGCATGCCTCAGACCCGAAGTCTTTCTTCTCAGtaactacggtttggaaagaaccaatctaCCAGATTCTTCATCGAATAAAGAACCgcccatatttcaagtggccctcGAGGTTGGAAGGGGATAAAGATGCAAAATGAGCTACGAGTCAGCATTGTAGTTATCAccaggattggggtcacatgatgGAGGACTGAGAGATGTTCAAATAGCACCTCGATGACCTAGTCTCATGTGGTTATTTGAAAGAGTTCATTCAGGAAGAGCACAATGGTGCAAAGAAaacaatggagttggattacgagcaaaatccaaggagcgtaatccatatgatacaaggattggccacaccttatacaaGAAATGAGGTAAGGTTGCTCCGAAGGCAAGTAAAGcacgaccaacatgtgatgcagttggggagGAAGAGAGGACGTGAAGAACAAgtatgcaacgagggcatagtcttCATGGATGAAGACCTGGGATTTGTCCAGGTGCCACATAACTATGCTTTGCTCATAACCCTATgaattggggaatatgacatggaaagaatcatGGTGGACTCAAGAAGCTACAccgaggtgttgtactacgatgcatttaaAAAGTTAGGGCTGACACAGGCAGATCTGGTGCAGTCAATAACTCTTTTGGTCGGATtcagtgcaggagcagtctggccattGGGCAAGGTCACTCTTCCTGTTTGAGTAGGAACAATGGTGTTACGAAGTGACTTCCTAGTCGTAGATGTGTCATCTTCCTATAAtgcgattataggaagaacgTGGTTGTACAAGATGAGGGCGGTTTCCTCCACTTActatcagatggtgaagttTCTTGGGTCTAATGGCATCAAAAGGATCAGAGGAAACCAAAAGGTTGCCCATCAATGCCTGATATCTATAATCAAGAAGGCACCTAAGGCAAAATTGGTCCAAGCCATTGAAGTTCCAGACTAgccgaccatcgaggatgtcgAAGGGAATCCTGCCGAGAAAGTGCTGGAAGGCTTGAGgaaaattcagatcaatgagactgatccAAAAAGGTATTTCCTGATTGGGGAAAACCTAAACAAAGAGGAAGAAAACGAGTTGGTAGGGTTCCTCAAGGAGTATGTTGATGTATATGCTTGGGTACCCGAAGAGATGCTTGGGGTCGATGCAAATGTGATTTGCCACCACTTGAATGTAGATCCACAACACAAGCCCGTAATGCAGAAGAAGAGACGATCAGCCGCACAACACGTAGAAGCTGTTGTCGAGGAGGTTAACCGCTTGCTAAAAGCAATGGCTATACTAGAAGTGTACTACTTTGAGTGTTTGTCTAACACCGTGgtagtaaagaagaagaatgggaggTGGCGGGTTTGCATCAACTTCAcggacctgaacaaagcatgtccagAGGATAGTTTCCCCCTCCCAAGGATAGATCAACTAGTCGATGCAACAGCTTGGTATGGGcaaatgagttttcttgatgcttATCGAGGATACCACCAGATTGCCATGTACGGGcccgatcaagagaagacttcctttaTCACACCAAGAGGGATGTattgttacagtgtcatgccctttggtttgaggaatgctggggcaacataccaaagattGGCAACGATTATGCTAAAGAAATTGCTCAGCAAGACAATGGAGGtgtacatagatgatatggtgatCAAAAGCAAAGAAAAGCAGGACCACATAGCTGATTTAAAGGAAGCCTTTGAAATTCTGAGAGAGTACAAACTGAAGCACAACGtctcgaagtgtgcgttcgaAGTAAGTTCAAGGAAGTTCTTGGGTCACCTTGTGACCAttagagggatagaggcaaatcccgaccaaataacaGCTTTGCAGATGCTCCAAAGTTCGAGGACCACGAAGGAGGTCCAAAATTGACTAGAATGGTAGCAACCTTTAACAGATTCTTCAGCCGGTCTAGTGATAAGTATAGGCCCTTTTTTCAACtgctgaaaaagagagaaggatatGAATGGGGAGCAAAATGCGAACAGGCATTCcaagacctgaagaagtacttggCAGCGGCCCCGCTCTTGCCTACTCCTGAACTAGGTGAgtccttaattttgtacttagcagTCTCTGAACATGTTGTTAGTGCAGTATTACTGAGGgacaagggatccgagcaaatccctgtctacTATGTGAGCAAGATGTTGttggatgcagaaacgagatatctgcctctAGAAAAATTGGTCCTGGCATTGAGGACAACAGCAAGGAAGTTGCCCCATTATTTCTAGAGTCACAgaattgtggtttacactgagtttccattgaaatcttTGCTACGGAAGGCAAATTTCTCAGGACGTATATCAACCTGGTCGGTAGAGTTGAGTCAGTACGATATTGACTACTAGCCGTGCACGGCAATAAagggccaggtgttggcagactTTGTAGCAAAGTTTTTTCCTACAGTGGCTCCAcagcctcctacgagaaaggagcagccAGTTAAGCCATCAACCAGGAAGGGTAAGGCACCTACTGAACAggatcccttagaatggaaaCTATTCGTTGATGGTTCCGCATGCAATAACGgatcagggattgggattgtgctttTCCCCCGGAAGAAGTAATGATGGAATTGACCTTTCGACTGCGTTTCAGTGCTTCCAACAATGTGGCaaagtacgaggcactcttcgCGAGGTTGTGAAGTGTAAAAACCCTAAAGGTAAAAAGGATACGAATATACTGTGATCCGCAACTCGTGGTGAACTAGTTATCCGTGGAGTATGAGGCTCAGAATGAGAAAATGGCAGCCTACGTGGAGGCTACCAAGGATCTGCTAAACACTTTTGAGAAGGTGtacattgagcaaataagttctaagcagaatgcccatgcagatTCCCTTGCTTGGTTGTCCGCAGCTGTGCCAACAGAATTCAAAACaagggtggcagtagattaTCTTTCTGAATCGAGCATTGGAAGGAGCGTGGAATTGGTTTAgatgtgaaccaaggaccaagttggatggatccaatagtagagttcttacgagatgggaCACTCCCCATGGATAAAaaagaggctcacaagataaagacaaaatctaCACGATTTTGGCTGTCACCCGAAAGAAAGCTATACAAGAAGTCCTTTACTGGACCGTACTTACTCATTGTGCTCCCCGAGATGGTGTAAAAGTTCTTTCATGAGAatcatgagggaacatgtggaagccatgctgggggtagttctattgcccaccgagcaataaCCCAGGGTTACTGGTGACCCCACATGCAGGaggatgcaaaggtgtatgtgaagatttgtgagaagtgcttaaaattctcaccaatgatccaAACACCAACTGAGGATCTGGTGTCATTGACAAGTCTTTAGCCATTCGTAAAATgaggaatggacatcgtgggtccactccacaaggcaATTGGGAATATGAAATTTTTGTTGGTAACAACGgattatttcactaagtggattgaagcagaaccattggctaagATCATTGAACCTATGTTAGAAatgttcgtgtggaaaagcatcattactcgatttggggtcccttattcattgattgcggataatgggtcccaattttagaagaagttcaaaacattttgTGCCTAGTACGTAATAAGGAACtactactcaaccccagcctaccctcagagtaatgagCAGACAGAAGCATCCAACAAAACTAtacttgacgggatcaagaagaggttggacaaagtaAAGGGGAAGTGGCCCGGCGAATTACCACTGGTCCTGTGGGCGCACCGAACAACTCTAAGGAGGTCTACCGGAGAGACCCTCTtctcattagcatatggaactgaggctgttattccattagaggtaggtttgccgaccaacaggaccactttggttgaaagtggaggcaatgacagagccctggaAATCGAGTTGGATCTAGCCGAGGAACGGAGAGAAAGAGCTCTGGTGCATTTGGCATCATATTAGGAGCAGATGATGAAAAGCTATAACAAAAATGCccacccacaaaaatttggtgttggagaccttgtgcttcgtaaggtgctcggcaacactaatGTGGCCAATGAGGGTACGTTGGGGTCAATTGGGAAGGCTCATATCGAGTAACAGAGATAGTGGGCATTAGGGCTTATAAGTTGGCGGACCTGGATGGGAAAccagtgccaaggccttggaatgtccataactTGAGGAAGTTCTTCGTTTAGCAGACTTCACTCTATTTTCTATTCTGTTTTaggatgcacatcgtgattgtgtgggaattacgaataaaatttccttattttttaatctttgcCAGTTGCAAAGGGTATGcgtaacgcccccttgagttttgaattatgaataaaatttgCTGATTTTGGTGAAACACTctgtttttgcaattttttacGCTGGAATACGAAGCCAGGCCTTGTTCTTTCTCCTCCCTTCGTATTGGGGACCAGAGCATGGGTCCATACAAAAATTTTTCGTGTACAAAATTACTTGGATCTAAGTACGAACAAACTTAAACCTTTTCCCAGGAACGTGCAATCTTAGGGAGCATACGACAATATGCAAGTATGGATACACTTGGTCATTTGGACGGGTATGAATAAACCTGGAATGCATACGTGAATATGAACACTTTTCCCAAATATGAATACATTTGAGTAAcctaagtatgaatacacttaggaATATCCCCAAGTACGAAAAACTTGGGTTGCATACGTGAACATGCAGATTCatctaagtatgaataaacttaggcaGTCTTAAGATGCATACGATAACATGCATAGATTTGCCAAATATGAATATATTTGGGCATTTTTTTAAGTACGCAAAACTTAAGCGTATAACCTAAGTATAAATAAACTTAGGAATTTTacccaagtatgtgaaacttggggaGCATACAATGTAGAGACTCGCATTTCTGgcccttttttaaaaaaaaaagaaaaagaaaaagaaacattatAATTATTAGTAAAGGTGTAACTCGTGGAAATACAAATTGTGTCATCGTTATTTAATTTGGGGTTAATCTGATAGATTCATTGGTAGAGGGTTGCAAGTGTTAAATG contains the following coding sequences:
- the LOC131328622 gene encoding uncharacterized protein LOC131328622, with amino-acid sequence MFMHSGNDAIMCKMFPSSVGKVALSWFHKLGPRSIREWRQLAEKFTARFLTSRKAPKTFESLSVMKQRENELITDYAKKYWETFNEVKSCSEEYVRATFKIGLNEDDILQEDNKVVTEQAKGPAKQEKLEPKIYRERKEYGQAKKVPYRKKHASDPKSFFSVTTVWKEPIYQILHRIKNRPYFKWPSRLEGDKDAK